One genomic window of Pagrus major chromosome 22, Pma_NU_1.0 includes the following:
- the dtl gene encoding denticleless protein homolog gives MLFRSIVDRGVGRRRQNALPADPWLRYPLTSLLEGYQCVRHDEHISYGNLGDSVPPFGLAFSSAGEPQNILAAANEEGIVRIYDTESRERPLLKEWLAHENAVFDLAWVPGEPQIVTAAGDQMARLWDVKSGELLGSFKGHLCSLKSVAFTPQEKAVFCTGARDGNIMVWDTRCSKKDGFYRQVKQISGAHNKAETNPLTKTKKRRGSARGMAPSVDTQQSVTVVLFQDQHTLISSGAVDGVIKMWDLRKNYTAHRQDPVPLQTYLYPGSCMRMRLGYSGLVLDSTRSNVFCNCTDDNIYMFNLSGIKTTPVEVFSGHQNSSFYVKSTISPDDQFLASGSSDNHTYIWKISDPNHPPMMLQGHSEEVTSVAWCPTDFTKIASCSDDHTVRIWRLRREMDGAQASVGQANLVGWARSKSPLRPPSRAETTPAKTQRMDSHAGLTSPQLAACAPSGAALPLPSSTTSPKPSQDAKAAAARQRTPTSIKEWLSPGRGSPGQVSLPLRRVLSPCPQSPAGSASPTERRAKRRLETGNNVSPSCEGVEELDCVNELYPAAKRSRALSGICSPAQESQVQTGCHTEDKQASSRQSGKENCSPRAADWLSAMSQKMRKGQGSPSAPRSPSGSKKQEGKTPASPTIRSPHAMKKISTYFSRRPLE, from the exons ATGCTTTTCCGCTCAATCGTTGACAGAGGAGTGGGCAGACGAAGGCAGAATG CCCTCCCTGCAGATCCCTGGCTCAGGTACCCTCTGACGTCTCTGCTGGAGGGCTACCAGTGTGTCCGACATGACGAACACATCTCCTACGGCAACCTGGGCGACTCAGTGCCTCCGTTTGGACTGGCTTTCTCCTCTG CTGGGGAGCCGCAGAACATCCTTGCAGCAGCTAATGAAGAAGGCATTGTTCGGATCTACGACACAGAGAGCCGCGAAAGGCCACTTCTTAAAG AGTGGCTCGCTCATGAGAATGCTGTCTTTGACTTAGCCTGGGTACCAGGGGAGCCACAGATA GTGACTGCTGCCGGGGATCAGATGGCCAGGCTGTGGGATGTGAAGTCAGGGGAGCTTTTAGGCAGCTTCAAGGGCCACCTCTGCAGCCTCAAGTCTGTTGCGTTCACACCGCAGGAGAAAG CTGTGTTCTGTACTGGAGCCAGAGATGGAAACATTATGGTCTGGGACACCCGCTGCAGCAAAAAAG ACGGTTTCTACAGACAGGTGAAACAGATCAGCGGCGCTCACAACAAAGCCGAGACGAACCCCCTCACCAAGACAAAGAAGAGGCGGGGCAGCGCACGAGGCATGGCTCCCAGTGTG GACACCCAGCAGAGCGTCACGGTGGTTTTGTTTCAGGATCAGCACACCCTCATCTCCTCTGGGGCTGTCGATGG TGTAATCAAGATGTGGGACCTAAGAaagaactacacagcacaccgtCAAGATCCTGTTCCTCTGCAGACGTACCTGTACCCGGGGTCATGCATGCGCATGCGACTGG GTTATTCCGGTCTCGTTCTGGACTCCACGAGATCCAACGTTTTCTGTAACTGCACTGATGATAATATCTACATGTTCAATCTCAGCGGAATCAAAACGACTCCAG TTGAAGTTTTCAGTGGCCACCAGAACTCCTCGTTTTATGTGAAGTCCACTATTAGCCCAGACGACCAGTTCTTGGCCAGCGGTTCCAGTGACAATCACACATACATCTGGAAG ATCTCTGACCCGAACCATCCTCCCATGATGCTCCAAGGCCACAGCGAGGAGGTGACGTCCGTCGCCTGGTGCCCAACAGATTTCACTAAG ATTGCTTCCTGTTCTGATGACCACACTGTGCGGATCTGGAGGCTTCGTCGGGAAATGGACGGAGCGCAGGCTTCAGTAGGACAGGCCAACCTTGTGGGCTGGGCACGCTCGAAGTCTCCCTTAA GGCCCCCGAGCAGAGCTGAAACAACCCCTGCCAAGACCCAGAGGATGGACAGTCATGCCGGCCTTACGTCACCACAGCTTGCAGCCTGCGCTCCCAGTGGCGCCGCCTTGCCTCTGCCCTCCAGCACCACATCACCCAAACCTTCTCAGGACGCtaaggctgctgctgctcgccaGAGAACACCAACTTCTATCAAAGAGTGGTTATCTCCGGGCCGTGGATCTCCCGGTCAGGTCAGCCTTCCGCTCCGTCGGGTGCTGAGCCCGTGTCCCCAGAGCCCTGCGGGCAGCGCCTCTCCCACAGAACGACGTGCCAAACGCAGGCTGGAGACTGGCAACAATGTATCCCCGAGCTGTGAGGGTGTAGAAGAGTTGGACTGTGTTAATGAACTCTACCCTGCAGCCAAGAGAAGCCGAGCCCTGTCTGGAATCTGCAGCCCCGCTCAGGAGAGCCAGGTACAAACAGGTTGCCACACGGAGGACAAGCAAGCATCATCGAGACAGAGCGGCAAGGAGAACTGTTCCCCCAGAGCAGCTGACTGGCTGTCAGCGATGAGCCAAAAGATGAGGAAAGGTCAAGGAAGCCCCAGTGCACCCAGAAGCCCCAGTGGctcaaaaaaacaagaaggcaaGACACCAGCTTCACCG acCATCCGCTCACCACATGCCATGAAGAAAATCTCTACGTATTTCTCAAGAAGGCCTCTGGAGTGA